One window of Bacillus alkalicellulosilyticus genomic DNA carries:
- a CDS encoding antibiotic biosynthesis monooxygenase family protein → MILEAVMLKVKAGQEKEYEEAFQKASTIISSMKGYISHELHRCIEVQGKYLLLVRWETLEDHTVGFRHSAEYQQWKKQLHHFYDPFPTVEHFLECNLDVTQ, encoded by the coding sequence TTGATTTTAGAAGCTGTGATGCTTAAAGTGAAAGCAGGACAAGAAAAGGAATATGAAGAAGCTTTTCAAAAAGCTTCAACGATTATCTCCTCAATGAAGGGATACATTTCTCACGAATTACACCGCTGCATAGAGGTTCAAGGTAAGTACCTTCTACTCGTAAGATGGGAAACCCTCGAAGACCATACAGTTGGGTTTAGACATTCTGCAGAGTATCAACAATGGAAAAAACAGTTACATCATTTCTATGACCCGTTCCCAACTGTTGAACATTTTCTAGAGTGTAACCTTGATGTAACTCAATAA
- a CDS encoding AAA family ATPase: MIIMINGAFGVGKTTIANELQKKLKNSMVYDPEEIGYMLRNIVPEEIQSREAETGDFQDFHLWKELTVEVAKRIVTKYTVDLIVPMTIHKIEYLQYIRNGFKDIDEETYHFCLTANKETIHKRLSERGEKEGNWCFQQTEKCLVAYREINFGEYIDTERVSVNIIIDKIKEKLSLS, translated from the coding sequence ATGATAATAATGATAAATGGTGCATTTGGTGTTGGGAAAACTACCATTGCAAATGAGCTCCAAAAAAAGTTGAAAAACAGTATGGTTTATGACCCTGAAGAGATAGGTTATATGTTAAGAAATATTGTTCCAGAGGAAATACAAAGTCGTGAAGCAGAAACAGGAGATTTTCAAGATTTTCATTTGTGGAAAGAATTAACTGTTGAGGTAGCAAAACGTATAGTAACTAAATATACTGTTGACCTAATAGTACCCATGACTATTCATAAAATAGAATACCTTCAATATATTAGAAATGGCTTTAAAGATATAGATGAAGAGACTTATCATTTTTGTTTGACAGCAAATAAAGAAACAATTCACAAAAGGTTAAGTGAACGTGGAGAGAAAGAGGGAAATTGGTGTTTCCAACAAACTGAAAAATGCTTAGTCGCCTATAGAGAAATTAATTTTGGAGAGTACATTGACACTGAAAGGGTTAGCGTTAATATCATTATTGATAAAATAAAAGAAAAGCTCAGTCTTTCTTAG
- a CDS encoding metallophosphoesterase has product MSERTLVISDIHGCIDEFNLLLKKVKYEPRVDKLVLLGDYLDYGIYSKEVVEKVMNLVEEFGVVAIKGNHDQRFYDFIHSKNKEVESKFFKHGGHNTLLNYAEEHQENGVLELERFKSHVKKEYSHHLQFLEKLPFYHEDDNYIYVHAGLNPYNKDWKKQSEHDFMYIREAFINYPTVTNKKVIFGHTKLIDIHGNADIWFGNDKIGIDGGCAYGFQLNCLEIGPNNKHNVYCINSHSDAVL; this is encoded by the coding sequence ATGAGTGAACGGACATTAGTAATAAGTGATATCCATGGTTGTATAGATGAATTTAATTTACTCTTAAAAAAAGTAAAATATGAACCACGAGTAGATAAACTGGTACTTCTCGGTGATTATCTAGATTATGGGATATACTCAAAAGAAGTCGTTGAAAAGGTTATGAATTTAGTAGAAGAATTTGGAGTTGTAGCTATTAAAGGAAATCATGACCAACGTTTTTATGATTTCATACATTCGAAAAACAAAGAGGTTGAATCCAAATTTTTTAAACACGGTGGACATAACACTCTTTTAAATTATGCAGAAGAACATCAGGAAAATGGGGTTCTAGAATTAGAACGTTTTAAATCACATGTGAAGAAGGAGTATTCTCATCATCTGCAATTTCTAGAAAAACTTCCATTCTATCATGAGGATGATAATTATATTTATGTACACGCCGGTCTTAATCCATATAATAAGGATTGGAAAAAGCAATCGGAGCATGACTTCATGTACATACGTGAAGCTTTTATTAACTATCCAACTGTAACAAATAAAAAAGTGATATTTGGTCACACAAAATTGATAGATATACACGGTAATGCGGATATATGGTTTGGGAATGACAAGATTGGAATTGATGGTGGTTGTGCGTATGGGTTTCAACTAAACTGTTTAGAAATTGGACCGAACAATAAGCATAACGTGTATTGTATAAATTCTCATAGTGATGCAGTATTATAA